The Rubidibacter lacunae KORDI 51-2 genome window below encodes:
- a CDS encoding sugar transferase translates to MRATRSPRPTGLATSTSHPAVTSSIKRMLDILGALVGLILTALLLPLVGIAIYLDDPGPIFYRQQRVGLKGKCFLIWKFRSMVRDAEEMQHLVENQANGYIFKNERDPRVTRVGQFLRQSSLDEFPQFWNVLRGEMSLVGTRPPTVCEVKQYEPHHWQRLDIKPGLTGEWQVNGRSDVKDFEEVVRMDLYYLHRWSIAYDLQIIAQTVLVVLRRTGAV, encoded by the coding sequence ATAAGAGCGACGCGCTCGCCCCGCCCCACGGGGTTGGCTACTTCAACCAGCCATCCGGCTGTGACGAGTTCGATCAAGCGGATGCTCGACATATTGGGGGCTCTTGTCGGGTTGATATTGACAGCGTTGCTGCTGCCTTTGGTGGGGATCGCAATTTACTTAGACGATCCGGGTCCGATTTTCTACCGCCAGCAGCGGGTTGGACTGAAGGGCAAATGTTTCCTAATTTGGAAGTTCCGCTCCATGGTGCGCGACGCCGAGGAAATGCAGCATCTGGTCGAGAACCAGGCCAACGGTTATATCTTCAAAAACGAACGCGACCCGCGGGTTACGCGAGTCGGGCAGTTCTTGCGGCAGTCAAGTCTGGACGAATTTCCTCAGTTCTGGAACGTCCTGCGCGGCGAGATGAGCTTGGTCGGTACGCGTCCGCCCACGGTTTGTGAAGTCAAGCAGTACGAGCCACATCACTGGCAGCGGTTAGATATCAAACCCGGCTTAACCGGCGAGTGGCAGGTAAACGGCCGCAGTGATGTCAAGGACTTCGAAGAGGTTGTCCGCATGGACTTGTACTATCTGCATCGCTGGTCAATCGCCTACGACCTACAAATTATTGCCCAAACGGTACTGGTCGTCCTGCGCCGTACAGGAGCCGTTTAG